The region CCCCCGGCCTCAACTCGGTCACCCAGGCGAAGAACCAACTCGCCTCGGTGAAGAGCACCGGGTACGCGACCACGCTGAACAACTACCGCAACTGGTGGCACGCGTTCTGGGAGAAGTCGTTCGTCCAGTACTCCAACTCGGCCGGTGACGCCGACTACCTGGAGAACGTCTACTACCTGGCGACGTACATGATCGCGGCGGGTGGCTACGGCAACTACCCGCTGCACTTCATCAACGGCGTGTTCCGGGCGACGCAGGACCAGAGCAAGTGGAGCAACGGCTACTGGTACTGGAACCAACGCGACGTCTACAACTCGTTCTACGCCTCGAACCACACCGAGCTGATGGGCGGGTTCAACCGGCTCTACAGCCGCAACCTCGCCCCGCTGAAGTCGTACACGACAACCCGGTACGGCAGTGACGGGCTCTGGGTACCGGAGACGATGGGCTGGGACGGCAACGCGCGCGGGACGATCAACAGCGACTACGTCAACGACCTGTACTCCACCGGCACCGAGGCCGCGTACAACATGTACCTCCAGTACCGGTACACCAATGACGAGGCGTACCTGCGCAACACGGCGTATCCGTACATGCGCGAGGCGGTGAAGTTCTACGAGGACCGGCTCTCGGTCGACGGCAACGGCCGGTACTACATGGCGAACTCGAACTCGCACGAGACGTACTGGGACGTGCGCAACGCGATCACCGACCTGGCCGCCGTACGGCTGCTGTTCCCGCTCACCATCTCGGTCAGCAACCAGCTCGGGCTGGACAGCGGGCTGCGGGCGAACTGGCAGAACATCGTCAACAACCTGGCCCCGTACCAGATCCAGAACGGCGCCTACCTGCCGCACGACCCGCCGATCTCGCAGACCCGCAACAACGAGAACGTGTCGCTGGAGCTCGTCTGGCCGTACGACCAGACCGGCATCGGCTACCCGGACCAGCAGACCGCCATCAACACGTTCAACGTGCGGCCGCACCCGTACGGCAACGTGTGGTCCAACGACCACGTGCACGCGGCGAGGCTCGGCCTCGCCGACCAGGCGTTCCAGGGCATGCGGACGATGCTCCAGAAGTACCAGAACTACCCCAACGGCATGACCAACAACACCAACGGGGTGTTCGAGTACCTGGGCATCCACCTGGCGGCGATGAACGAGTCGCTGATGCAGAGCTACAACGACAAGATCCGGGTCTTCCCGGCGGTCCCGTCCGGCTTCGTCGGCAAGTTCACCCTGCTGGCCAAGGACGGCTTCCTGGTCAGCTCGGAGCGCGAGGCGAACGAGACCAAGTACGTCGGAATCAAGAGCCTGTACGGCAAGCAGGCGCGGGTGGTCAACCCGTGGGGCACCCAGGAGGTCCGGGTCCGGCGTACGTCGGACAACGCCATCCTGACCACCAGCTCGGCCGGCGAGATCACCTTCGCCACGGCGGCGAACGCGGTGTACGTGGTCGAGCGGACCGCCAAGCCGCTGGCCAACTACACCTCCACCACCCTGACCGGCACCGCCAACCAGGGCGCCAAGAGCCTGCTCAACACGGCCTCGACGCTCGGCCTCGGCAGCGGGGGCGGCGGAGGCGGCGGGCTGGTCAACAACACGCTGCTCACCTACGACGCCAACTGGCACCTGACCAACGCCCGAGGGTACGGCGACTACAACGACGACACCCACCACACCAACACCGTCGGCGCGACCGCCTCGTACACCTTCACCGGCACCGGGGTGGAGTACCTGTCCGAGCGCAACGGCGACATGGGCAACGTCGACGTCTACATCGACAACGTGTTCCAGGCCAACGTGAACCTGTACGTCAGCGGGGCCCGGCAGGCGCAGGCGGTGGTCTACAGCAAGACCGGGCTGACGAACGGCTCGCACACGATCCGGATCGTCAACAAGGCGACCGCGGTCGGCATGGTCGACGCGCTGCGGATCCTCACCGGCGGCACTCCCCCACCGACCGGCGGAACCGCGCTGCGGGCGATGGCCAACAACCAGTACGTCACCGCCGGCACCGCGCCACTGATCGCCAACTCGACCACCGTCGGCACCGCGCAGCAGTTCGACGTGGTCGCCGTCGGCTCGGGCAACGTGGCGCTGCGGTCGCGGTTGAACAACCAGTTCGTCTGCGCCGAGAACGCCGGTGCGGCGGCGCTGGTCGCCAACCGGCCGTCGGCCGGCGCGTGGGAGACGTTCACGCAGGTGAGCAACTCGGACGGCACGGTGAGCTTCCGGGCCACGGTCAACAACAGTTACGTGTCGGCCGAGAACGGGGGCGCGGGCGCGCTCATCGCCAACCGCCCCACGATCGGCCCCTGGGAGAAGTTCACCCTGGTCACCAGCTAGCGACCCAGCTACGAGCCGCCCGGCGGGGGTCGGCAGCCGCAAGCATCGCCCGGCGGGCGGTGCCAGGTTGACGACCCCCGGCCGGGCGGCTGACCAGCCCCGTCCACGCCCATGGGCGGCGCACTGCCCGGACCCCCTCCAGTCCTCCGCGAAGGAGCAACCATGCGCATCCGTGCGCTCTCCACGGTCCTCAGCCTCGCCCTGGTGGCGACGGCCGCCCTGGTCGGGGTGACCCCACCGGCGGCGTCGGCGGCACCGCTGACCAAGGTGCTGGTCTTCTCCAAGACCGCCGGCTTCCGGCACTCGTCCATCCCGAACGGCATCGCCGCCATCCAGACGCTCGGCGCGGCGAACGGCTTCACGGTCACCGCGACCGAGGACGCCGGTCAGTTCACCACCGCCAACCTGGCCCAGTACCAGGCGGTGGTCTGGCTCTCCACCACCGGCGACGTGCTCGACGCCACCCAGCAGACCGCGTTCCAGTCGTACATCGCCGCCGGTGGCGGGTACGTCGGGGTACACGCCGCCGCCGACACCGAGTACGACTGGGCCTGGTACGGCGGACTGGTCGGCGGCTACTTCGCCTCGCACCCGGCCACCCAGCAGGCGACCGTACGCACCGAGGACCGGTCGAACGTCTCGACCGCGCACCTGCCGCAGAGCTGGACCCGCACCGACGAGTGGTACAACTACCGCGCCAACCCTCGGGCCAACGTCAAAGTGCTGTCCAACCTGGACGAGTCGTCGTACAGCGGCGGGTCGATGGCCGGGGACCACCCGATCACCTGGTGCCAGAGCTACGGCGGCGGGCGGTCCTGGTACACCGGTCTGGGGCACACCGAGCAGACGTACACCGAGGCGAACTTCACCCGGATGCTGCTCGGCGGGATCCAGATCGCGGCCGGGTCCAAGCCGGCCGACTGCCGTCCCGAGGTCGGCTACACCGCGCTGTTCGACGGCAGCCAGGCCAGCCTGAACCAGTGGCGCCAGGCGGGTCCGGGCGGCTTCACCCTGGCCGACGGCACGCTCACCTCGGTCGGCGGGATGGGGCTGCTCTGGTACCCGGTCCGGACGTTCGCGAACTACTCGCTGAAGCTCGACTGGATGATGCCCGGCGACGACAACGGCGGCGTCTTCATCGGCTTCCCCGACCCGCAGGGCGACCCGTGGCAGCCGGTCGACACCGGTCACGAGATCCAGATCGACGCGACCGACGCCGACCCGTCGCGCACCACCGGCAGCGTCTACAGCCTGAAGGCGCCGGACACCGCCGCGCGGGCCGCCGCGCTGAACCCGCCGGGGTCGTGGAACACGTACGAGATCGGGGTGCACGGGCAGCGGGTGGAGATCTGGCTCAACGGAGTGAAGATCAACGACTACACCAGCACCCGGAACATCGCCAACGGCTACATCGGCGTACAGAACGACGGCGCCGGGATGGACATCAACTACCGCAACATCCGGATCAAGGCCGAGGGCGGCAACCCGCCGCAGCCCACCGCCGACCTGGCCCAGGGCAAGCCGACCAGCGCCTCCAGCGTCGAGGCCGGCAGCCCGCACGTGGCGGCGAACGCGGTGGACAACAACCCGGCCACCCGCTGGGGCAGCCTCTCCGCCGACCCGCAGTGGATCTCGGTCGACCTGGGCGCGACGTACAACCTGAACCGGGTGCGGCTGAACTGGGAGACGGCGTACGGCCGGGCGTACCAGATCCAGACCTCGGCCAACAACAGCACCTGGACCACGGTGCACTCGACCACCACGTCGGACGGCGGCGTCGACGACGTCACCCTCACCGGCACCGGGCGCTACGTCCGGGTGTACGGCACCCAGCGCGCCACCGCCTGGGGCTACTCGCTGTGGGACCTCAACGTGTACGGCACCCCGGTCACCGGCACCCCGTCGCTGCTGTCGGCGGGTCGGCCGACCGCCGCCTCCACCGTCGAGACCGGCAGCGGGCACGTGGCCGGCAACGCCGTCGACGGCAATCCGGCCACCCGCTGGGGCAGCGCCTACGCCGATCCGCAGTGGATCTCGGTCGACCTCGGCGCCAGCCGCTCGATCAGCCGGGTACGGCTGAACTGGGAGGCCGCGTACGGCCGGGCGTACCAGATCCAGACCTCGCCCGACGGCACCACCTGGACCACCGTGCACTCGACCACCGCCTCCGACGGCGGCGTCGACGACGTCACCCTCACCGGCACCGGGCGCTACGTCCGGGTGTACGGCACCCAGCGCGCCCTGACCCCCTACGGCTACTCGCTCTGGGAGTTCGAGGTCTACGGCGCCTGACCCCCGCGCTCTCCCCCACACCCCCGGCACCACCCCGGAAAGGAACCCGATGTCCCCTACCCCCCATCGCTGGTCGCGCCTGGTCGTCGCGGCCACCGTCGTCGCCACGACCACCGCGCTCACCCTGGCCGCCGCGCCGAGCGCGGCCCAGGCCGTGGTGATCCCGCCCGCCGACTACCAGCAGGTCGTCCTCGCCACCGGCTCCGCCGAGATCGGCGAGGCCATGTCGCTGGCGGTGCTGCCGAACCGTTCAGTGGTGCACACCGCCCGCAACGGCACCGTCCGGGTCACCGACGCGGCCGGCAACACCAAGGTCGCCGGCAACATCCCGGTCTACACCCACGACGAGGAGGGGTTGCAGGGCGTCGCGGCGGACCCCAACTTCGCCAGCAACCGCTTCATCTACCTGTACTACTCCCCCACCCTCACCACCCCGGCCGGGGACGCCCCGACCACCGGTACGGCGGCCGACTTCGACCGCTGGAAGGGGCACCTGCGGCTGTCCCGGTTCACCCTGAACGCCGACGACACGCTGAACCTGGGCAGCGAGCGGATCATGCTCCAGGTCAACAACGACCGGGGTCAGTGCTGCCACGTCGGCGGTGACATCGACTTCGACGCCGCCGGCAACCTCTACCTGAGCACCGGTGACGACACCAACCCGTTCGAGTCGAACTCGTACACCCCGATCGACGAGCGGACCACCCGCAACCCGCAGTTCGACGCCCAGCGCTCCTCGGGCAACACCAACGACCTGCGTGGCAAGGTGCTGCGGATCAAGCCGCAGGCGGACGGGACGTACACCGTCCCGGCCGGCAACCTGTTCGCGCCGGGCACGGCCAACACCCGGCCGGAGATCTACGCGATGGGGTTCCGCAACCCGTTCCGGATGAGCGTCGACAAGCCCACCGGCATCGTCTACCTCGGTGACTACGGTCCGGACGCCGGTGTCGGCGACGCCAACCGGGGACCGGGCGGTCAGGTGGAGTTCAACCGGATCACCGCGCCGGGCAACTACGGCTGGCCGTACTGCACCGGTACGAACACCACGTCGGAGACGTACAACGAGTACACCTTCCCCTCGGGCCCGTCCCAGGCGAAGTACAACTGCGCCACCGGCCCGACCAACAACTCGTTCCGCAACACCGGCCAGACCACCCTGCCGGCCGCCAAGCCGAGCTGGATCAGGTACGGCGACGCCGGCTCCCCGCCGGAGTTCGGTGGCGGCTCGGAGTCGCCGATGGGCGGCCCGGTCTACCGGTACAACGCCTCGCTGAACTCCCCGGTCAAGTTCCCGCAGTCGCTCGACGGCCAGTTCTTCGCCGGCGAGTACGGCCGCCGCTGGATCAAGGCGATCGCGGTCAACGCCAACGGCACCCCCGGCGAGATCTCCGCCTTCCCGTGGACCGGTACCCAGGTGATGGACATGGCGTTCGGCCCGGACGGGGCGCTGTACGTGCTCGACTACGGCACCGGGTCGAACAACCAGGCGCTGATCCGGGTCGAGTACATCGGCGGCGGCAACCGCAGCCCGGTGGCGGTCGCCTCGGCCACCCCCACCTCCGGGGCGAACCCGCTGACCGTCCGGTTCTCCTCGGCCGGCAGCTCGGACCCGGAGGGCGGGGCGCTGTCGTACCTCTGGACCTTCGGCGACGGGACCACCTCGACCGCGGCGAACCCGACCAAGGTGTACACCGCGAACGGCACCTACTCGCCGACGTTGCGGGTCACCGACCCGACCGGGCTGTCCGGCACGGCCAGCCTGGTGGTGACGGTCGGCAACACCGCGCCGACGGTGAACCTGCAACTGCCGGCCGACGGCCAGCTGTTCAACTTCGGCGACACCGTGCCGTTCACGGTGACCGCCGGTGACGCCGAGGACGGCACGGTCAACTGTGCCCGGGTCACGGTGACGTACTCGCTGGGGCATGACAGCCACGCCCACCAGATCACCTCCAAGACCGGCTGCACCGGGACGATCACCATCCCGGTCGACGGTGAGCACGACTCGGCCGCGAACATCTTCGGGGTCTTCGACGCCACCTACACCGACAACGGCGGCCTCACCTCGCGCGCCACCAAGACGCTCCAGCCGAAGCACCGGCAGGGTGAGCACTTCGGCGCCCAGTCCGGCATCCAGACCGCCGACCACGCCGCCGCCGAGGGTGGCCGCACGGCCGGCTTCGTCGACAACGGCGACTGGATCTCGTACCAGCCGTACCTGCTGGGCAACGCCACCCAGTTCACCGCCCGGGTCTCCTCCGGCGGGGTCGGCGGCACCATCGAGGTGCGTACCGGCTCGGCCACCGGCACCCTGCTCGGTAGCGTCGCCGTCGCGCCGACCGGTGGCTGGGAGACGTTCACCAACGTGACCGCCAACCTGTCGAACGCGCCGACCGGCACCACCTCGCTCTACCTCGTGTTCAAGGGCGTGACCGGGCAGGGGAACCTGTTCGACGTCGACGCGTTCACCTTCACCACCGGCACCGTCGCCACACCCGCGGTGCTCAGTCTGCGGGCGCGGGTGAACAGCCAGTACGTCTCCGCCGACAACAGCGGTGCGGCACCCCTGATCGCGAACCGGCCGGCGATCGGCCCGTGGGAGCAGTTCGACCGGCTCGACGCCGGCAACGGCAACATCGCCCTGCGGGCGAAGGCCAACGGGCTCATCGTCACCGCGTCCAACGGCACCGCGCCGCTGATCGCCAACAAGACGACCATCGGCACCTGGGAGACCTTCACCCTGGTGCGCAACACCGACGGCAGCGTCAGCCTGCGCAGCCTCGGCAACAACCAGTACGTCGCCGCCGAGGGCGGTGGCGCCCAGGCACTGATCGCCAACCGTCCGGCGATCGGCGCCTGGGAACGCTTCGACCTGATCGGCGGCTGACCGCCGCAACCCGGCTGACCGGTGCGGGCGTTCCACCGCCCGCACCGGTCACGGGTCCGGCTCGGCCACTACGGAGGACACACATGCACCGGATCTCCCGCTGGGCGCGCTTCGCCCTGGCGCCCCTGCTGCTCGTCGCAGTCGGGTTCGCCGGCGCGCCCGGCCCGACCGCACAGGCGGCACCACCCGCGCGGGCCACCGTGCCCGCGCAAGCACCCGTCCAGGCACTCGCCGCGCCCGCGTCCAACGTCCACATCTTCTACTACTCCTGGTACGGCAACCCGGCCGTCAACGGCGGCTACCGGCACTGGCAGCAGGGCAACCACACCCCGCCGCAGGACATCGGGGCGGACTTCTACCCGACCCGGGGCGCGTACGACTCGGGTGACGTCGCCACGATCAACCAGCACATGGCCTGGATCAGCCAGGCCGGGGTGGGCACGATCGTCTACAGCTGGTGGGGGCAGGGCTCGTACGAGGACAACCTGGTTGCCCGTACCCTGACCGCCGCCGCCCAGTACGGCATCAAGGTCGCCTGGCACCTGGAGCCGTACAGCGGGCGGACCGCGGCCAGCACGGTCGCCGACATCAACTACATCAACTCCCGGTACGGGTCGAGCCCGGCCTTCTACCGGGACGCCGCGCACGGCAACCGGGCGGCGTTCTACGTCTTCGAGAGCCTGCGGATCACCGACTGGGCCCCGCTGGCCCAGGTGCGGGCGAACAACATCGTGCTGGCCCAGACCACCGACACCTCGAAGGTGGCCAACTTCGGCGGCATGTACACCTATGACGGGATCGCCGGGGCGACCGCACCGGGCTGGGCGAACGCCGCGGCGTTCTGCCGGGCGAACGGGCTGGTCTGGGCACCGTCGGTGGCGCCCGGTTACCTGGACGACCGGGCGGTGCCGGGCAACACCACACCCACCCTGAACCGGGACAACGGCGCCGCGTACGACCGCCAGTGGAGCAACGCGCTGGGTACGCCGACGCCGCCGGACTGGGTGTCGATCACCTCGTTCAACGAGTGGCACGAGGGTTCGACGATCGAGCCGGCGAGTTCCACCCCGCCGGCCGGTCACGGCTACCTGACCTACTCGGGTGCGTACGGGCTGACCGGGACGGCGGCGCAGACCGCGTACCTGGACCGGACCCGCTACTGGGCGGAGCGGTTCAACCCGGGCGTGCCGACGAGCCCGGTGGTGAGTCTGCGGGCCCGGGTCAACAGCCGGTACGTGACCGCCGACAACGGCGGTGCCGCGCCCCTGATCGCCAACCGGACCACTGTCGGCCCGTGGGAGCAGTTCGACCGGCTCGACGCCGGCAACGGCAACATCGCACTGCGGTCGAGGGCCAACGGACTCATCGTCAGCGCGTCCAACGGGACCGCGCCCCTGATCGCCAACAAAACCGCCATCGGTACCTGGGAAACATTCCAACTCGTCCGCAACACCGA is a window of Micromonospora sp. NBC_01699 DNA encoding:
- a CDS encoding glycoside hydrolase family 99 protein translates to MHRISRWARFALAPLLLVAVGFAGAPGPTAQAAPPARATVPAQAPVQALAAPASNVHIFYYSWYGNPAVNGGYRHWQQGNHTPPQDIGADFYPTRGAYDSGDVATINQHMAWISQAGVGTIVYSWWGQGSYEDNLVARTLTAAAQYGIKVAWHLEPYSGRTAASTVADINYINSRYGSSPAFYRDAAHGNRAAFYVFESLRITDWAPLAQVRANNIVLAQTTDTSKVANFGGMYTYDGIAGATAPGWANAAAFCRANGLVWAPSVAPGYLDDRAVPGNTTPTLNRDNGAAYDRQWSNALGTPTPPDWVSITSFNEWHEGSTIEPASSTPPAGHGYLTYSGAYGLTGTAAQTAYLDRTRYWAERFNPGVPTSPVVSLRARVNSRYVTADNGGAAPLIANRTTVGPWEQFDRLDAGNGNIALRSRANGLIVSASNGTAPLIANKTAIGTWETFQLVRNTDGSVSLRSLGNNSYVAAENSGAAPLIANRAAIGAWERFDLIGG
- a CDS encoding glycosyl hydrolase family 95 catalytic domain-containing protein, producing MKMSTPTRIAAAALLLVGLAVSGQSAPAAASPTDAAFNSSTGALNVNYANYLSKHDIVYNRPNTNPLHGLTVGNGRTGAMAWNQNGLTMQVSGVDLSQQSTYAAGLVNLFSNPQMDTGYTTFQQRLSLYDGTLTTKYDSNRTVTVMGSPNSEVMGIHVEDTRPGVTSVGLDLSLWDPNTVQNIADVPDLNTWRTYSTFADSTGVGISRGQSDPNNFGYTLAATVEGASYTSQVVNGRQVRLNITPTSSYTVWFTAASRINSPGLNSVTQAKNQLASVKSTGYATTLNNYRNWWHAFWEKSFVQYSNSAGDADYLENVYYLATYMIAAGGYGNYPLHFINGVFRATQDQSKWSNGYWYWNQRDVYNSFYASNHTELMGGFNRLYSRNLAPLKSYTTTRYGSDGLWVPETMGWDGNARGTINSDYVNDLYSTGTEAAYNMYLQYRYTNDEAYLRNTAYPYMREAVKFYEDRLSVDGNGRYYMANSNSHETYWDVRNAITDLAAVRLLFPLTISVSNQLGLDSGLRANWQNIVNNLAPYQIQNGAYLPHDPPISQTRNNENVSLELVWPYDQTGIGYPDQQTAINTFNVRPHPYGNVWSNDHVHAARLGLADQAFQGMRTMLQKYQNYPNGMTNNTNGVFEYLGIHLAAMNESLMQSYNDKIRVFPAVPSGFVGKFTLLAKDGFLVSSEREANETKYVGIKSLYGKQARVVNPWGTQEVRVRRTSDNAILTTSSAGEITFATAANAVYVVERTAKPLANYTSTTLTGTANQGAKSLLNTASTLGLGSGGGGGGGLVNNTLLTYDANWHLTNARGYGDYNDDTHHTNTVGATASYTFTGTGVEYLSERNGDMGNVDVYIDNVFQANVNLYVSGARQAQAVVYSKTGLTNGSHTIRIVNKATAVGMVDALRILTGGTPPPTGGTALRAMANNQYVTAGTAPLIANSTTVGTAQQFDVVAVGSGNVALRSRLNNQFVCAENAGAAALVANRPSAGAWETFTQVSNSDGTVSFRATVNNSYVSAENGGAGALIANRPTIGPWEKFTLVTS
- a CDS encoding ThuA domain-containing protein, with the protein product MRIRALSTVLSLALVATAALVGVTPPAASAAPLTKVLVFSKTAGFRHSSIPNGIAAIQTLGAANGFTVTATEDAGQFTTANLAQYQAVVWLSTTGDVLDATQQTAFQSYIAAGGGYVGVHAAADTEYDWAWYGGLVGGYFASHPATQQATVRTEDRSNVSTAHLPQSWTRTDEWYNYRANPRANVKVLSNLDESSYSGGSMAGDHPITWCQSYGGGRSWYTGLGHTEQTYTEANFTRMLLGGIQIAAGSKPADCRPEVGYTALFDGSQASLNQWRQAGPGGFTLADGTLTSVGGMGLLWYPVRTFANYSLKLDWMMPGDDNGGVFIGFPDPQGDPWQPVDTGHEIQIDATDADPSRTTGSVYSLKAPDTAARAAALNPPGSWNTYEIGVHGQRVEIWLNGVKINDYTSTRNIANGYIGVQNDGAGMDINYRNIRIKAEGGNPPQPTADLAQGKPTSASSVEAGSPHVAANAVDNNPATRWGSLSADPQWISVDLGATYNLNRVRLNWETAYGRAYQIQTSANNSTWTTVHSTTTSDGGVDDVTLTGTGRYVRVYGTQRATAWGYSLWDLNVYGTPVTGTPSLLSAGRPTAASTVETGSGHVAGNAVDGNPATRWGSAYADPQWISVDLGASRSISRVRLNWEAAYGRAYQIQTSPDGTTWTTVHSTTASDGGVDDVTLTGTGRYVRVYGTQRALTPYGYSLWEFEVYGA
- a CDS encoding PQQ-dependent sugar dehydrogenase → MSPTPHRWSRLVVAATVVATTTALTLAAAPSAAQAVVIPPADYQQVVLATGSAEIGEAMSLAVLPNRSVVHTARNGTVRVTDAAGNTKVAGNIPVYTHDEEGLQGVAADPNFASNRFIYLYYSPTLTTPAGDAPTTGTAADFDRWKGHLRLSRFTLNADDTLNLGSERIMLQVNNDRGQCCHVGGDIDFDAAGNLYLSTGDDTNPFESNSYTPIDERTTRNPQFDAQRSSGNTNDLRGKVLRIKPQADGTYTVPAGNLFAPGTANTRPEIYAMGFRNPFRMSVDKPTGIVYLGDYGPDAGVGDANRGPGGQVEFNRITAPGNYGWPYCTGTNTTSETYNEYTFPSGPSQAKYNCATGPTNNSFRNTGQTTLPAAKPSWIRYGDAGSPPEFGGGSESPMGGPVYRYNASLNSPVKFPQSLDGQFFAGEYGRRWIKAIAVNANGTPGEISAFPWTGTQVMDMAFGPDGALYVLDYGTGSNNQALIRVEYIGGGNRSPVAVASATPTSGANPLTVRFSSAGSSDPEGGALSYLWTFGDGTTSTAANPTKVYTANGTYSPTLRVTDPTGLSGTASLVVTVGNTAPTVNLQLPADGQLFNFGDTVPFTVTAGDAEDGTVNCARVTVTYSLGHDSHAHQITSKTGCTGTITIPVDGEHDSAANIFGVFDATYTDNGGLTSRATKTLQPKHRQGEHFGAQSGIQTADHAAAEGGRTAGFVDNGDWISYQPYLLGNATQFTARVSSGGVGGTIEVRTGSATGTLLGSVAVAPTGGWETFTNVTANLSNAPTGTTSLYLVFKGVTGQGNLFDVDAFTFTTGTVATPAVLSLRARVNSQYVSADNSGAAPLIANRPAIGPWEQFDRLDAGNGNIALRAKANGLIVTASNGTAPLIANKTTIGTWETFTLVRNTDGSVSLRSLGNNQYVAAEGGGAQALIANRPAIGAWERFDLIGG